The Verrucomicrobiaceae bacterium DNA window ACCTCCTGCGTGACGCCGGCATGCGGCTCGATAATTTGAGCCTCACCCTCAGCACCTTCCTCGGGGCCAATGTCTCCTGCGCCCAGTGCCACGACCACCCCTTCGCCGACTGGACGCAGCGCCAGTTCTATGAAATGGCCGCCTTCTTTGGCGCTACCGAACCTACGGCACACGCGGCAATGCTGGCTACAACGGCAAAGAAATGCGCCAAGTGCTCCAGTCTATCGACGACAAACGGCTCCAGCAGCAGGCCAAAAACATCCTCCGCGTCAATGCCATGGCCGTCGCCGACGGCAGCGAAAACGACCTCAAACTCCCCGACGACTACAAATACACCGACGGCAAACCTGGCGACCCCGTGAAGCCCAAACTCGTCACCTGGAGCGACGACAAGACCAAAAGGCCTACCAAGGCGTCCAGACCAAAAACGAAGAAGACCTCCGCACCCAGTTCGCCACGTGGATGACCTCGCCGGACAATCCGCGCTTTGCCATGACCATCGCCAATCGCCTGTGGAAGCGGGCCTTCGGCATCGGCATCAAAGAACCCGTCACCGACCTCGACGACCCCGCCGCCAGTGTGAACCCTGCCCTACTCCACCACCTCGCCAGTGAGATGGTGCGGCTGAAGTTCGACATGAAGCAGTTCATGCGCCTGCTCTACAACACCCAGGCCTATCAGCGGGAAGCCACCAGCTACGACATCGCCGACGGCGGCCCCTACCTCTTCCCCGGCCCCGTTTTGCGCCGCATGAGCGCCGAGCAGGCCTGGGACTCCTGCGCCACCCTCGTCGTCGGCGCCGACGTGGACAAATTCCACGCCCATCGCGGCGAGACTTACTCCAAAGTCATGAAAGTGAACTTCGGCGAAGACGCCACCAAAGAAAGCATCGTCGCCGACATCGCCAAAAGCCGCTCAGGCATGCGCCAATATGGCGGAGCCAAATCAGCGCCCAAAAAGAACAAAAAGAAGCGCCCCATGCAGGCCGCCAACACCGACGGCGACGACAGCGTCGAAATCACACCGCCCATCCGCAACGGCCTCGTCCTCGCCCGCGCCAGCGAACTACCGCAGCCGGAAAAAGACCAGCACTTCCTCCGCATGTTCGGCCAGAGCGACCGCCAGATCGCCGACAGCAGCAGCGACGAAGGCAGCATCCCCAAGTGCTCATGCTCATGAACGGCGAAGCCCAACGCGTCATCGGTCAAAGCGACTCCCTCGTCATCCAAACCGCCACCGCCCAAAAAACACCCGAGCAGCAAGTCGAAAGCCTTTATCTGAGCTTCTTCAGCCGCAAACCCACTCAGGACGAACTCGCCGACTCCGTCGCCGCCCTCGGCAACGGCCTCACCCCCGCGACCTCAGGCGGGTGCTGTTTAACACGCGTGAGTTCGTCTTCGTCGAGTAGCTCCAAACCAGAAAGCGCTCACATGAAGCTCATCCGGCAGACAAACCTCGCGCCAGCGTCGCGGAGTGCGGTGGCAGAGGGCCAAGGCGCAAGCCCTTGCCCCGTCGACACCGCTGTCGCAGGCCGACACACGCCCAAAGGCCAACGAACCCGCTGCAATGCCTTTATATATATTCTAAATGATGAACCCAATCCAATTCTCCTCA harbors:
- a CDS encoding DUF1553 domain-containing protein, whose amino-acid sequence is MTSPDNPRFAMTIANRLWKRAFGIGIKEPVTDLDDPAASVNPALLHHLASEMVRLKFDMKQFMRLLYNTQAYQREATSYDIADGGPYLFPGPVLRRMSAEQAWDSCATLVVGADVDKFHAHRGETYSKVMKVNFGEDATKESIVADIAKSRSGMRQYGGAKSAPKKNKKKRPMQAANTDGDDSVEITPPIRNGLVLARASELPQPEKDQHFLRMFGQSDRQIADSSSDEGSIPKCSCS